From the genome of Geoglobus ahangari, one region includes:
- a CDS encoding DUF1947 domain-containing protein yields MKRQKLRKKETKRVLKEVEERTGVKIEGELERVEVAGRVVLLLNEEPVLLEHDGRHYFTVYGIMKFRPERGMVVVDEGAVKFVMNGADIMRPGIVEADSSIQEGDFCYVVVEKKLTPLAVGIALTSGEDMVGDRGKAVENIHHLNDKIWRFFFKRE; encoded by the coding sequence ATGAAGAGGCAGAAGCTCAGGAAGAAGGAGACCAAGAGGGTGCTGAAGGAGGTTGAGGAGAGAACCGGGGTAAAGATCGAGGGAGAACTCGAGAGAGTGGAGGTTGCCGGCAGGGTCGTGCTCCTGCTGAATGAGGAGCCGGTGCTGCTTGAGCATGACGGCAGGCACTACTTCACGGTCTACGGCATAATGAAGTTCAGGCCGGAGAGGGGAATGGTGGTCGTGGACGAGGGAGCGGTGAAGTTCGTGATGAACGGAGCGGACATCATGAGGCCCGGGATTGTAGAGGCTGACAGCAGCATTCAGGAAGGCGATTTCTGCTACGTTGTCGTTGAGAAGAAGCTGACGCCCCTCGCAGTTGGAATCGCTCTCACAAGCGGCGAGGACATGGTTGGAGACAGGGGAAAGGCTGTTGAGAACATACACCACCTGAACGACAAGATCTGGAGGTTCTTCTTCAAGAGGGAGTGA
- a CDS encoding phosphoglycolate phosphatase: MEIEGVAVDIDGTITDKKRSLNCRAVEALRRLKVPVVLATGNMPCFARTAAKLIGVSDTVICENGGVVRFEYDGDDVVLGDKEKCYRALEVIRSRYEVELLDDAFRKSEICLRRTFPREEAERMVEGMGVRILDSGFAYHIVDAEVSKGKALRYVADHLGLDVGKFVAIGDSHNDIDMLEVAGIGVAVANADVELKRVADIVTSKPNGDGVVEALEFLGLI; the protein is encoded by the coding sequence ATGGAGATCGAAGGCGTGGCAGTGGACATTGACGGCACGATTACCGATAAAAAGAGGAGCCTGAACTGCAGGGCCGTAGAGGCTCTGAGAAGGCTGAAAGTTCCCGTGGTGCTCGCAACCGGAAACATGCCGTGCTTCGCGAGGACGGCTGCGAAGCTCATAGGCGTCTCGGACACGGTCATATGCGAGAACGGTGGGGTTGTGAGGTTCGAGTATGACGGGGATGATGTGGTGCTTGGGGACAAGGAGAAGTGCTACAGGGCACTGGAGGTGATCAGGAGCAGGTATGAGGTTGAGCTCTTAGATGATGCCTTCAGGAAGTCCGAAATCTGCCTTCGAAGAACGTTTCCGAGGGAAGAGGCGGAGAGGATGGTGGAGGGCATGGGCGTCAGGATCCTCGACTCCGGATTCGCCTACCACATCGTTGATGCAGAGGTCAGCAAGGGTAAGGCGCTGAGGTATGTGGCAGACCACCTCGGCTTGGATGTGGGGAAGTTCGTTGCGATCGGCGATTCCCACAACGACATAGACATGCTCGAGGTTGCAGGGATAGGTGTTGCCGTGGCGAATGCAGATGTGGAGCTAAAGAGGGTAGCGGACATAGTCACGTCGAAGCCCAATGGGGATGGGGTTGTTGAGGCCCTCGAGTTTCTGGGGCTGATATGA
- a CDS encoding tetrahydromethanopterin S-methyltransferase subunit H family protein — protein MLGLDFSRTVLIGSIFYSRHRIVEDHNRGIFDRERAEELVKRQEELSDHYGIDGILDVVAETGEAIVKYLEFVADVSDRPFILDGYVEARTAGLRYAMEVGLVDRVIYNSINPINTKDELELIKEAKVRSAVIFDYDPSYTSPSRRILLLSGDGRKEGLISRAKKLGIENMLIDVVPTDIKSLGEVIETLLLVKSTYPYPAGCGPANVSYYMADYLKEELDTQVLVSSVDSAAQLFSDFLLYGPIERAEIAFQSAYIVEEIKEGMGMRIHELLGGGHD, from the coding sequence ATGCTCGGTCTCGATTTCAGCAGAACAGTTCTCATCGGCAGCATATTCTACTCACGCCACAGGATTGTTGAGGACCACAACAGGGGCATATTCGACAGGGAAAGGGCTGAGGAGCTCGTAAAGAGGCAGGAGGAGCTCTCGGATCACTACGGGATAGACGGAATACTGGATGTTGTCGCCGAGACTGGAGAAGCAATTGTGAAGTACCTCGAGTTCGTGGCCGACGTTTCTGACAGACCCTTCATCCTCGACGGGTATGTTGAGGCGAGGACTGCCGGGTTGAGGTATGCCATGGAGGTTGGGCTGGTTGACAGGGTCATCTACAACTCCATCAACCCGATAAACACCAAGGACGAGCTCGAGCTGATAAAGGAGGCGAAGGTGAGAAGCGCGGTCATATTCGACTACGACCCTTCCTACACATCCCCAAGCAGAAGGATACTCCTCCTGTCTGGAGACGGAAGGAAGGAGGGCCTGATATCGAGGGCCAAAAAGCTCGGAATAGAGAACATGCTCATAGACGTGGTGCCAACAGACATAAAGAGCCTCGGCGAGGTCATCGAAACCCTGCTCCTCGTGAAGTCCACTTATCCCTACCCAGCCGGCTGTGGCCCGGCAAACGTCAGCTACTACATGGCTGACTACCTGAAGGAGGAGCTCGACACACAGGTGCTCGTGAGCAGCGTTGACAGCGCCGCCCAGCTCTTCAGCGACTTTCTGCTCTACGGCCCAATAGAGAGGGCTGAGATCGCCTTCCAGAGCGCATACATCGTGGAGGAGATCAAGGAGGGTATGGGGATGAGAATACACGAGCTTCTGGGTGGTGGCCATGATTGA